The Arachis ipaensis cultivar K30076 chromosome B07, Araip1.1, whole genome shotgun sequence genome includes a window with the following:
- the LOC107609118 gene encoding protein INVOLVED IN DE NOVO 2 isoform X1, translating into MAHCSTSNTDTSASAPQISSWYVDESYEELKKGIHLVRISDETFTCPYCPKRKQGYLYRELLQHASEVCHSSALKRSAREKANHMALAKYLGKDLASFDGPSKPVDKGTNVLSMGDTVQHHSSDKDTNISATQISGFYVNKFYNKLKTASQNAKTSDDTFACPFCPKNRKQNYAYREILAHASGVGQSSSQKRSMKEKATHLALMKYLKKDVIIKDANCPSEPADKGSPTASSHNTVMGQCSNKNPGTTASRISRRYFIKAYEELKKGKHIVKVSDEGFICPYCPRKLSRYYVLREILEHAYGVSKSSSQKRSGTEKANHLALVKYLKTDLVNANGRLKSVNEGTKVLSPRKSVMEQRSRRDTNTSAPQISRWHVDNSYEQLKMGNHNVKTSDETFTCPYCPKKRKRDYVYRELLEHASGVGQSSSQKRSATEKADHLALLKYLKKDVINIDGPSKPADDKTHLVNSDEQFVWPWTGIVVNIPTIQTEDGRCVGQSGAMLRDEYKSRGFNPRRVCALWSSQVHSGTALVEFNNNWLGLDDALRFERAYELDHHGKKDWLANTELKYGIYAWLARVSDYKLNNIIGEQLRKMRDVRTINQLMEEEARKQDKLVLNLTNTIQVKNKLLKEMEVQYSEATIKIDVVMGEIDKLTKSHDEEMKKIQSSARQYFQNIFSGHERLKLQLESQKTELELRRIELEKREAHNESERKKLKEEIEENAMKNSSLQIAVHEQEKANKNLLRLAADQERQKEELHAKIIRLEKQLDMKQKLELEIHQLKGKLNVMKHMEDDGDSEVLNVMDILYNELRDKEQSLREIGTLNQALIVKERKSNDELQDARKVLISGVKDMCTRGNIGVRRMGELDIRPFVEFMRKRYNDEEAEERALELCSLWEEYLKDPDWHPFKISTIDGKHQEMVDDNDEKLKGLKNEMGEEVYNAVVEALREINEYNPSGRYITSELWNYKDGRKATLQEGVNFLLEQWKLHKR; encoded by the exons ATGGCTCATTGCTCCACCTCCAACACGGATACTAGCGCAAGTGCACCTCAAATAAGTTCATGGTATGTAGATGAATCTTATGAAGAGCTCAAGAAGGGAATTCACCTTGTGAGAATCTCAGATGAGACCTTCACTTGTCCATATTGCCCTAAGAGAAAACAGGGATATCTGTATAGGGAACTCCTTCAACATGCTTCTGAGGTTTGTCATAGTAGTGCACTAAAAAGAAGTGCAAGAGAGAAGGCTAATCATATGGCTTTAGCAAAATATTTGGGAAAAGATCTTGCGAGTTTCGATGGCCCGTCAAAACCTGTAGATAAAG GTACCAATGTATTAAGCATGGGAGATACAGTACAGCATCACTCCTCTGACAAGGATACTAATATAAGTGCTACTCAAATAAGTGGGTTCTatgtaaataaattttataacaaaCTCAAAACGGCAAGTCAAAATGCGAAAACCTCAGATGATACGTTTGCTTGCCCATTCTGCCCTAAAAACAGAAAACAGAATTATGCGTACAGGGAAATCCTTGCACATGCTTCTGGGGTGGGTCAGAGTAGTTCACAGAAGAGAAGCATGAAAGAAAAAGCTACTCATCTAGCTTTAATGAAATATTTGAAAAAGGATGTTATAATTAAGGATGCAAATTGCCCATCAGAACCTGCAGATAAAG GTTCCCCAACAGCGAGTTCGCACAACACTGTGATGGGTCAATGCTCTAACAAAAATCCTGGTACAACTGCATCTCGAATAAGTCGGCGGTATTTCATTAAAGCTTATGAGGAACTCAAAAAGGGAAAGCACATAGTGAAAGTCTCAGACGAGGGTTTCATTTGTCCTTATTGCCCTAGAAAGTTAAGTCGGTATTATGTGCTCAGGGAAATTCTTGAACATGCTTATGGGGTAAGTAAGAGTTCCTCACAAAAGAGAAGTGGCACAGAGAAGGCTAATCATCTAGCTTTAGTGAAATATTTGAAAACGGATCTGGTTAATGCGAATGGTCGCTTAAAATCTGTGAATGAAG GAACCAAAGTACTAAGCCCGAGAAAAAGCGTAATGGAACAACGCTCAAGAAGGGATACTAATACAAGTGCACCTCAAATAAGCAGGTGGCATGTAGATAATTCTTATGAACAACTTAAAATGGGAAATCACAATGTGAAAACCTCAGATGAGACTTTCACGTGTCCATACTGCCCAAAAAAGAGAAAACGAGATTATGTGTACAGAGAACTACTTGAACATGCTTCTGGGGTGGGTCAGAGCAGTTCACAGAAGAGAAGTGCCACAGAGAAAGCAGATCATCTGGCTTTactaaaatatttgaaaaaggatGTTATTAATATTGATGGTCCATCGAAACCTGCAGATGACAAAACCCATCTTGTTAATTCTGATGAGCAGTTTGTGTGGCCTTGGACTGGGATTGTAGTTAATATTCCCACTATACAGACAGAAGATGGACGTTGTGTTGGGCAAAGCGGTGCCATGTTGAGGGATGAATACAAAAGCAGGGGTTTTAATCCACGTAGAGTTTGTGCACTTTGGAGTTCACAAGTTCACTCTGGAACTGCTCTTGTCGAATTCAATAATAATTGGCTAGGCTTGGATGATGCATTGCGTTTTGAAAGAGCATATGAACTAGATCACCATGGTAAAAAGGACTGGCTTGCTAATACTGAGCTGAAGTATGGTATTTATGCTTGGCTTGCACGAGTCAGTGATTATAAGTTGAACAATATTATTGGGGAACAACTGCGGAAGATGAGGGATGTCAGAACTATAAATCAACTTATGGAAGAAGAAGCTAGAAAGCAGGATAAACTCGTGCTCAATTTAACTAACACTATTCAGGTAAAGAACAAGCTTTTAAAGGAGATGGAAGTACAGTACAGTGAAGCTACAATTAAAATTGATGTTGTAATGGGGGAAATAGATAAGCTCACTAAATCTCATGACGAAG AGATGAAGAAAATACAGTCAAGTGCAAGGCAATATTTTCAGAATATTTTTAGTGGCCATGAAAGGCTTAAGTTACAATTAGAATCTCAGAAAACCGAGCTTGAGTTGCGAAGAATAGAATTGGAAAAGCGGGAAGCACATAATGAAAGTGAAAGAAAAAAGTTGAAAGAAGAGATTGAGGAG AATGCAATGAAAAACAGCTCTCTTCAGATTGCTGTTCATGAACAAGAGAAGGCTAATAAAAATCTTTTGAGACTGGCTGCAGATCAGGAG CGACAAAAAGAAGAACTCCATGCTAAAATTATCCGGCTTGAAAAACAATTGGATATGAAACAGAAATTGGAGTTGGAGATTCACCaactaaaaggaaaattaaatgtCATGAAGCACATGGAAGATGATGGAGATTCTGAAGTTTTGAATGTGATGGATATTTTATATAACGAATTAAGAGATAAGGAACAGTCACTTCGAGAGATAGGGACATTGAACCAAGCACTAATTGTTAAAGAGCGTAAGAGCAACGATGAGCTGCAGGATGCTCGAAAAGTGTTGATTAGT GGAGTTAAAGACATGTGTACTCGTGGCAATATTGGTGTGAGGAGAATGGGGGAACTTGATATTAGACCGTTTGTTGAATTTATGAGGAAAAGATATAATGATGAGGAAGCAGAAGAGAGAGCTTTAGAACTGTGTTCATTGTGGGAAGAGTATCTTAAGGACCCAGACTGGCATCCCTTTAAAATCAGCACAATTGATGGGAAACATCAG GAAATGGTAGATGATAACGATGAAAAGTTGAAAGGACTAAAAAACGAGATGGGGGAAGAAGTGTACAACGCTGTGGTGGAAGCTTTAAGAGAGATAAATGAATACAATCCAAGTGGACGGTACATAACCTCGGAATTATGGAACTACAAAGATGGAAGAAAAGCCACTTTGCAAGAAGGGGTAAATTTTCTATTGGAGCAATGGAAACTTCATAAACGTTAG
- the LOC107609118 gene encoding protein INVOLVED IN DE NOVO 2 isoform X2 has translation MAHCSTSNTDTSASAPQISSWYVDESYEELKKGIHLVRISDETFTCPYCPKRKQGYLYRELLQHASEVCHSSALKRSAREKANHMALAKYLGKDLASFDGPSKPVDKGTNVLSMGDTVQHHSSDKDTNISATQISGFYVNKFYNKLKTASQNAKTSDDTFACPFCPKNRKQNYAYREILAHASGVGQSSSQKRSMKEKATHLALMKYLKKDVIIKDANCPSEPADKGSPTASSHNTVMGQCSNKNPGTTASRISRRYFIKAYEELKKGKHIVKVSDEGFICPYCPRKLSRYYVLREILEHAYGVSKSSSQKRSGTEKANHLALVKYLKTDLVNANGRLKSVNEGTKVLSPRKSVMEQRSRRDTNTSAPQISRWHVDNSYEQLKMGNHNVKTSDETFTCPYCPKKRKRDYVYRELLEHASGVGQSSSQKRSATEKADHLALLKYLKKDVINIDGPSKPADDKTHLVNSDEQFVWPWTGIVVNIPTIQTEDGRCVGQSGAMLRDEYKSRGFNPRRVCALWSSQVHSGTALVEFNNNWLGLDDALRFERAYELDHHGKKDWLANTELKYGIYAWLARVSDYKLNNIIGEQLRKMRDVRTINQLMEEEARKQDKLVLNLTNTIQVKNKLLKEMEVQYSEATIKIDVVMGEIDKLTKSHDEEMKKIQSSARQYFQNIFSGHERLKLQLESQKTELELRRIELEKREAHNESERKKLKEEIEENAMKNSSLQIAVHEQEKANKNLLRLAADQERQKEELHAKIIRLEKQLDMKQKLELEIHQLKGKLNVMKHMEDDGDSEVLNVMDILYNELRDKEQSLREIGTLNQALIVKERKSNDELQDARKVLISGVKDMCTRGNIGVRRMGELDIRPFVEFMRKRYNDEEAEERALELCSLWEEYLKDPDWHPFKISTIDGKHQEMKKKL, from the exons ATGGCTCATTGCTCCACCTCCAACACGGATACTAGCGCAAGTGCACCTCAAATAAGTTCATGGTATGTAGATGAATCTTATGAAGAGCTCAAGAAGGGAATTCACCTTGTGAGAATCTCAGATGAGACCTTCACTTGTCCATATTGCCCTAAGAGAAAACAGGGATATCTGTATAGGGAACTCCTTCAACATGCTTCTGAGGTTTGTCATAGTAGTGCACTAAAAAGAAGTGCAAGAGAGAAGGCTAATCATATGGCTTTAGCAAAATATTTGGGAAAAGATCTTGCGAGTTTCGATGGCCCGTCAAAACCTGTAGATAAAG GTACCAATGTATTAAGCATGGGAGATACAGTACAGCATCACTCCTCTGACAAGGATACTAATATAAGTGCTACTCAAATAAGTGGGTTCTatgtaaataaattttataacaaaCTCAAAACGGCAAGTCAAAATGCGAAAACCTCAGATGATACGTTTGCTTGCCCATTCTGCCCTAAAAACAGAAAACAGAATTATGCGTACAGGGAAATCCTTGCACATGCTTCTGGGGTGGGTCAGAGTAGTTCACAGAAGAGAAGCATGAAAGAAAAAGCTACTCATCTAGCTTTAATGAAATATTTGAAAAAGGATGTTATAATTAAGGATGCAAATTGCCCATCAGAACCTGCAGATAAAG GTTCCCCAACAGCGAGTTCGCACAACACTGTGATGGGTCAATGCTCTAACAAAAATCCTGGTACAACTGCATCTCGAATAAGTCGGCGGTATTTCATTAAAGCTTATGAGGAACTCAAAAAGGGAAAGCACATAGTGAAAGTCTCAGACGAGGGTTTCATTTGTCCTTATTGCCCTAGAAAGTTAAGTCGGTATTATGTGCTCAGGGAAATTCTTGAACATGCTTATGGGGTAAGTAAGAGTTCCTCACAAAAGAGAAGTGGCACAGAGAAGGCTAATCATCTAGCTTTAGTGAAATATTTGAAAACGGATCTGGTTAATGCGAATGGTCGCTTAAAATCTGTGAATGAAG GAACCAAAGTACTAAGCCCGAGAAAAAGCGTAATGGAACAACGCTCAAGAAGGGATACTAATACAAGTGCACCTCAAATAAGCAGGTGGCATGTAGATAATTCTTATGAACAACTTAAAATGGGAAATCACAATGTGAAAACCTCAGATGAGACTTTCACGTGTCCATACTGCCCAAAAAAGAGAAAACGAGATTATGTGTACAGAGAACTACTTGAACATGCTTCTGGGGTGGGTCAGAGCAGTTCACAGAAGAGAAGTGCCACAGAGAAAGCAGATCATCTGGCTTTactaaaatatttgaaaaaggatGTTATTAATATTGATGGTCCATCGAAACCTGCAGATGACAAAACCCATCTTGTTAATTCTGATGAGCAGTTTGTGTGGCCTTGGACTGGGATTGTAGTTAATATTCCCACTATACAGACAGAAGATGGACGTTGTGTTGGGCAAAGCGGTGCCATGTTGAGGGATGAATACAAAAGCAGGGGTTTTAATCCACGTAGAGTTTGTGCACTTTGGAGTTCACAAGTTCACTCTGGAACTGCTCTTGTCGAATTCAATAATAATTGGCTAGGCTTGGATGATGCATTGCGTTTTGAAAGAGCATATGAACTAGATCACCATGGTAAAAAGGACTGGCTTGCTAATACTGAGCTGAAGTATGGTATTTATGCTTGGCTTGCACGAGTCAGTGATTATAAGTTGAACAATATTATTGGGGAACAACTGCGGAAGATGAGGGATGTCAGAACTATAAATCAACTTATGGAAGAAGAAGCTAGAAAGCAGGATAAACTCGTGCTCAATTTAACTAACACTATTCAGGTAAAGAACAAGCTTTTAAAGGAGATGGAAGTACAGTACAGTGAAGCTACAATTAAAATTGATGTTGTAATGGGGGAAATAGATAAGCTCACTAAATCTCATGACGAAG AGATGAAGAAAATACAGTCAAGTGCAAGGCAATATTTTCAGAATATTTTTAGTGGCCATGAAAGGCTTAAGTTACAATTAGAATCTCAGAAAACCGAGCTTGAGTTGCGAAGAATAGAATTGGAAAAGCGGGAAGCACATAATGAAAGTGAAAGAAAAAAGTTGAAAGAAGAGATTGAGGAG AATGCAATGAAAAACAGCTCTCTTCAGATTGCTGTTCATGAACAAGAGAAGGCTAATAAAAATCTTTTGAGACTGGCTGCAGATCAGGAG CGACAAAAAGAAGAACTCCATGCTAAAATTATCCGGCTTGAAAAACAATTGGATATGAAACAGAAATTGGAGTTGGAGATTCACCaactaaaaggaaaattaaatgtCATGAAGCACATGGAAGATGATGGAGATTCTGAAGTTTTGAATGTGATGGATATTTTATATAACGAATTAAGAGATAAGGAACAGTCACTTCGAGAGATAGGGACATTGAACCAAGCACTAATTGTTAAAGAGCGTAAGAGCAACGATGAGCTGCAGGATGCTCGAAAAGTGTTGATTAGT GGAGTTAAAGACATGTGTACTCGTGGCAATATTGGTGTGAGGAGAATGGGGGAACTTGATATTAGACCGTTTGTTGAATTTATGAGGAAAAGATATAATGATGAGGAAGCAGAAGAGAGAGCTTTAGAACTGTGTTCATTGTGGGAAGAGTATCTTAAGGACCCAGACTGGCATCCCTTTAAAATCAGCACAATTGATGGGAAACATCAG gagatgaagaagaagctttGA